Proteins encoded together in one Anopheles darlingi chromosome 3, idAnoDarlMG_H_01, whole genome shotgun sequence window:
- the LOC125955156 gene encoding protein encore-like isoform X2: protein MGTAVQQQQQQQQQQQQQQQAFTSNTTSPVLPSSSAVDDARGETRGDGTSASTRLTPDTVPVENGFSYSDMPCSPAVVAIGSPTPSSAVAATSPPSATTAVGEGRIAADGRPPMAAADADASDPVVRTSRSAVGSNGTEKDPKSAEPSPSSTNSNRQTATAATMPATAVGNRQQRFAGGKGKHLTRSHAMRESTSPPRTPTPRSPTDQLSGSSSSNSNSPGGGATTTNIDHSTAAIASDGDGTPLINGTAACQLERSPVDGSSDSTVPSGEPRHGKHVPNGNSSPNGKSQLDVDFPKLTPPKTSFNPNATSNGSNGSSLHVPSKAAKNGGGQSNSAGSTAANVSSKTNANRAVGEGGKVGCDSASSTTNSNVCGAETNGRLTQREPLLVATGSSSQDSGSSSSFDQPDGVEPHLGGSNRRGMATQCQSVLAVSVGAATEEQQQQHRSNRDDEESRNHGTPMSSVLTSSAPSANSNYCDNEGRQNQQQQHHHNNHHQHRHHQQQSAQQPREVYFAGNQHDDSEADATSQINIQFSHETETRYIQCDSPTESLMRSSGGSSGAINLLGAGAGNNATGTPSTPAANTASGNNGGSGSGGKKRSGASGKGGGSKAARLKNMSGGSSSSVDGGPAGAGPPTVSAGSGGGAGPGNASGSGGFAGSRDSCEQFTDQSGVNLLQFFKETLNKNFKDRNMLMKIEKELLALAMDRSRSQMKFPPMSSYNRMLIHRVAAYFGMEHNVDATQQCVIAEVTSGTRIPEIRFKNLISDSFSEEPRKSILKRDTHSFDEYHRFGGGGAGGVGSGGSGSGLLHCPDRGMLDRKAKSFEEREEEYDKTKRRLFKNRGEHDSEPDQWQWISTDVGGGDMGPMLTDMNVGPRHQQKLQNNRLLKVQSVSIEGRSDERPCVSKSHSFGGYGGSSQNASLLRGDSITSTKSAGARLFTKQDSNASANTPWRLSPSSSGYKTQSIRSDSVTPSPTGYGSGDHTPEPCGTSPSSTCGVMWAVTDMASVPKGSVLIDPQTFQPIVNQDGTLYHFDPSNLPPAAGGPWPGNGKVSKRKFEKQKSFSSKHNPQSSSSLESPIEASFAGRTVDCGQQTQAMTPLGDNPITTITTTTPTTITEEVVNELGCYDGTGGTGGLPLLDTTKDNADLDESSSICDEISQTTNELGAMKLQKHQATSPMLLASELQPVDMNEIQYGTNQSDHHGNLVSTALSSTPVLVDDVLVHRNDVEPSAVGGSAEVASCIALSTTASETECGDKLTLVSDLEPVESSVASAVQLLQVHEPVSSSTTLDAGEDVDEDDEGDDRSETPTDAGQEEVEEVDKKNDMVKVANVVQTVVPLASYTSSATPTGGVGGAPGASVGAYTVTYDGGGGGHPGTTVYGTPALSTTTYQTGPDGSIYAVPSSLVYTYPTTMDPSEMSGGYFVPVFDPQQRDAASLCSTPGASIYTASAGAPSTVLHPIAYTPTAAAAAAAAAAYGGTPLYQNPLVYSSDQFPTAQAAAAAQLSQYPISYPIGIGYPFNGATYQNYWNQPITYYVPQAPVQSATVGGPSLIMPSPIAQTPTNGAGSAGIITTTNAASATHGTVAGTSTAGPGMGGKRNGTPPNNHVGQGHAPSQPLPAPPSNHSASVTPVPISPYATNIPVPLPDPSSAAGAPMYAAFPQPLYPNMLPFASPLAAHPHSTAAATAAVNSMLPTAAPFHHHAAPQSSASGHHHHHHHHQQQQQQHQQPQHQPSHPHHNPIHSHSHPHGAGGSSAGGGAGSEATVGQGQHYGHAIGPNTAGASGGGGSNSSSSSASSSSHGSNNGTANAQTPQSTPSTPLSLPMSLPAHHGGGKGGSVPLFPTPPMVQHGPGAGGYSVTATSVHHHYGGQIVEERKNGGPGGYQGSSKGRLPNAPSSGGSYFNYSTAAGTGVRQMTPNGPVTGPAGTSTYQPNNKGGGSYATNTGNNTAGPTTGATGGPLILGPPPPGKGGNRHESGGAPTNSKPPLIPTLPTMVANTVPPSATGGAMSDKSRLNRSSKPPNLDLKRGFTTSNSYHHVVNSRNTPSTNSNESNGSPNSITSSSVHEHGHPTGGPIPPPAAHPNAVAHHHPHPHHHHQGAHGGSSNHSSTPTTHGGHHGGHAVVPSGPHQNHHHPQHPQHHHGSVNTSQQQQQQQPPQQQLQHHHHHGSAVGGGGGAAAGAAATHYYTAGPPGSGQPLAAAGPHGQASYYTPGGTHTQRGGSVGSNNGNAGSSSTVGGTNGGTSGTNNGGHATHHTHALTATAATVMHNTAVAAAAAAVEPYHQQLIPINATPGMSYVKIGHSYFPSLALPQSRRSPPNEIRPLAGVYPTMNMVMPASARQFTPRPQHSSGYGGNKATKTLR from the exons TTTGCTGGTGGAAAAGGCAAGCATTTAACCCGTAGTCACGCCATGCGTGAGTCAACTTCCCCGCCCCGGACGCCTACACCACGATCTCCGACCGATCAGCTtagcgggagcagcagcagcaacagcaacagtcccGGTGGCGGGGCTACAACAACCAACATCGACCACAGTACCGCCGCCATTGctagcgatggtgatggtacgcCGCTCATCAACGGTACTGCCGCCTGCCAGCTCGAGCGGTCGCCCGTGGACGGGTCCAGTGATTCTACTGTACCCTCGGGGGAACCCCGCCACGGCAAACACGTTCCGAACGGTAACAGCTCGCCGAACGGTAAAAGTCAGCTAGATGTAGACTTTCCAAAGCTGACGCCACCGAAAACGTCCTTCAATCCGAACGCAAccagcaacggtagcaacgGCAGCTCCCTTCATGTTCCCTCCAAGGCGGCTAAGAACGGTGGCGGTCAGAGCAACAGCGCCGGTAGCACGGCGGCCAACGTGTCGAGCAAAACGAATGCTAATCGTGCGGTTGGCGAAGGAGGTAAAGTAGGCTGCGATTCGGCTTCTTCGACAACGAACTCCAACGTCTGCGGTGCTGAAACGAATGGTAGACTGACCCAGAGGGAACCTCTGCTAGTGGCAACGGGTAGTAGCAGCCAGGATTCGGGATCGAGCAGCAGTTTCGATCAGCCGGACGGAGTTGAACCGCACCTCGGTGGATCGAATCGCAGAGGGATGGCAACACAATGCCAAAGTGTGCTAGCCGTTTCCGTCGGGGCAGCGAccgaggagcaacagcagcagcaccgttcaAACCGGGACGACGAAGAGAGTCGCAACCATGGCACGCCGATGTCATCAGTGTTGAcctcatcagcaccatcagcgaACAGTAATTATTGTGATAACGAGGGACGTCagaatcagcaacagcagcatcaccacaacaaccaccatcagcatcgccatcatcaacagcagtcaGCACAGCAACCGAGGGAAGTCTACTTTGCCGGTAACCAGCACGACGACAGCGAAGCCGATGCAACCAGCCAGATCAACATACAGTTTTCGCACGAAACGGAAACCCGTTACATACAGTGCGATAGTCCTACGGAGAGCCTTATGAGAAGCAGTGGCGGTAGCAGCGGAGCCATCAATCTATTGGGCGCCGGCGCTGGTAACAATGCAACCGGCACTCCGAGCACCCCGGCCGCGAACACCGCCAGCGGTAataatggtggtagtggtagcggtGGCAAGAAGCGCAGTGGTGCTTCCGGTAAGGGAGGAGGCAGCAAGGCAGCGAGATTAAAAAACATGAGCGGAGGCTCGTCCTCCAGTGTTGACGGTGGccctgctggagctggaccTCCCACTGTCTCCGCcggaagcggtggtggtgcgggccCAGGAAACGCTAGCGGTAGCGGTGGGTTCGCCGGTTCCCGAGACTCGTGCGAACAGTTCACCGATCAGAGTGGCGTGAATTTGCTGCAGTTCTTCAAAGAAACGCTAAACAAGAACTTCAAGGACCGCAACATGCTGATGAAGATCGAAAAGGAGCTGCTAGCGCTGGCGATGGACCGGAGCCGCAGCCAGATGAAATTTCCGCCCATGTCTTCCTACAACCGCATGCTGATCCATCGGGTGGCGGCGTACTTCGGCATGGAGCACAACGTGGACGCGACGCAACAGTGCGTGATTGCGGAGGTAACGTCCGGTACGCGCATCCCGGAGATACGGTTCAAGAACCTGATTTCGGACAGCTTCTCGGAGGAGCCGCGCAAATCGATACTGAAGCGCGATACGCACAGCTTCGACGAGTATCACCGCTTTGGAGGTGGTGGCGCAGGAGGGGTAGgttccggtggcagtggcagtgggtTACTTCACTGCCCCGACCGTGGCATGCTCGACCGGAAGGCGAAAAGCTTCGAAGAACGCGAAGAGGAGTACGATAAGACGAAGCGACGACTCTTCAAGAACCGTGGCGAG CACGATTCCGAACCTGACCAGTGGCAGTGGATCTCTACCGATGTCGGTGGAGGCGATATGGGTCCGATGCTGACCGATATGAATGTCGGTCCACGGCATCAGCAAAAGCTGCAGAACAATCGCTTGCTGAAAGTACAATCAGTG TCAATCGAAGGACGATCGGATGAGCGACCATGCGTTTCCAAATCGCACAGCTTCGGTGGCTACGGTGGTTCATCGCAGAATGCCTCTCTATTGCGGGGTGATTCGATCACATCGACGAAAAGTGCCGGTGCTCGGCTGTTCACGAAGCAGGACTCGAATGCCAGCGCGAATACTCCATGGAGGTTGTCGCCATCGAGCAGCGG CTACAAAACgcaatcgatccgatccgactcGGTAACGCCATCGCCGACCGGTTACGGCAGTGGAGATCACACACCGGAACCGTGCGGCACATCACCTTCCTCCACGTGCGGTGTCATGTGGGCTGTCACCGATATGGCAAGCGTACCGAAGGGCAGCGTATTGATTGATCCACAAACCTTCCAACCGATCGTCAATCAGGATGG TACGCTGTATCATTTCGATCCCTCCAACCTACCACCGGCAGCGGGTGGACCGTGGCCAGGCAACGGCAAGGTGTCGAAGCGAAAGTtcgaaaagcaaaaatccTTTAGCAGCAAGCACAATCCGCAAAGTAGCAGCTCCCTGGAGAGCCCGATAGAGGCATCGTTTGCGGGTCGAACGGTTGACTGTGGCCAGCAAACACAGGCCATGACGCCGTTGGGCGATAATCCCATCACTACCAttacgacgacaacgccgaCGACCATCACCGAGGAGGTGGTAAACGAACTCGGGTGCTACGATGGCACCGGCGGAACAGGTGGCCTACCATTGCTTGACACTACGAAAGACAATGCGGATCTAGACG AGAGCTCTAGCATCTGCGATGAAATCTCACAAACGACCAACGAGCTTGGTGCGATGAAGCTGCAGAAACATCAAGCTACTAGTCctatgctgctggccagcgaATTGCAACCAGTTGATATGAATGAA ATTCAATACGGCACTAATCAGAGCGACCATCATGGCAATCTCGTCAGTACTGCCTTGAGTTCAACCCCGGTGCTGGTAGACGATGTTCTTGTCCATCGGAATGACGTGGAACCGTCAGCTGTCGGTGGGTCCGCAGAAGTGGCTTCCTGTATTGCATTGTCAACGACAGCCAGTGAGACCGAATGCGGCGATAAACTAACATTAGTTTCAGATCTAGAGCCTGTCGAATCATCGGTAGCATCGGCTGTACAGCTACTCCAAGTGCACGAGCCCGTCAGCAGTAGCACTACGCTAGATGCAGGTGAAGATgtggacgaggatgatgaaggAGACGATCGGAGTGAAACTCCAACCGATGCCGGTCAGGAGGAGGTAGAAGAAGTGGATAAGAAGAACGATATGGTGAAGGTGGCCAACGTGGTGCAGACCGTCGTTCCACTGGCTAGCTATACCAGCTCGGCAACACCtaccggtggtgttggtggtgcgcctGGTGCATCCGTTGGAGCGTACACCGTCACGTAcgatggtggaggtggtggacaTCCGGGCACTACCGTCTACGGTACGCCGGCTCTGTCAACGACAACATATCAGACCGGG CCGGACGGTTCTATCTATGCGGTACCGTCCTCCCTCGTCTACACATATCCAACGACGATGGATCCGAGCGAGATGTCCGGTGGATACTTCGTGCCCGTGTTTGATCCGCAACAGCGAGATGCGGCCAGCCTTTGCTCGACACCCGGTGCCTCTATCTATACCGCATCGGCTGGCGCCCCTTCGACAGTATTACATCCGATCGCTTACACACCTACGGCGGCAgccgcagcggccgctgccgctgcctacGGTGGTACACCGCTCTACCAGAATCCGCTCGTCTACTCGTCCGACCAGTTCCCGACGGCACAGGCAGCCGCGGCCGCACAGCTCTCACAGTATCCAATCAGCTACCCGATCGGTATCGGATATCCGTTCAATG GTGCTACGTACCAAAACTACTGGAACCAACCTATTACTTACTACGTTCCTCAAGCGCCGGTACAATCGGCAACGGTTGGCGGACCGTCACTTATCATGCCGTCGCCTATTGCACAAACGCCAACGAATGGCGCTGGTAGTGCTGGcatcatcacaaccaccaATGCTGCGTCCGCAACGCATGGCACGGTGGCTGGTACCAGCACGGCTGGTCCTGGCATGGGAGGAAAGCGTAACGGAACGCCTCCGAACAATCATGTTGGGCAAGGGCATGCCCCGTCACAGCCACTGCCAGCGCCACCGTCGAATCACAGCGCATCAGTTACGCCCGTTCCGATCTCTCCGTACGCTACGAATATTCCCGTACCATTGCCCGATCCGTCGTCGGCCGCTGGTGCCCCGATGTACGCCGCCTTTCCACAGCCTCTCTATCCGAATATGCTTCCTTTCGCTAGTCCGCTAGCTGCCCATCCTCACTCGACGGCCGCGGCCACAGCGGCAGTCAACTCGATGCTTCCCACTGCCgctccattccaccaccatgcTGCACCGCAATCGTCAGCatcgggccaccaccaccatcatcaccatcaccagcagcagcagcagcaacatcagcaaccacAGCATCAACCGTCACACCCACACCATAACCCAattcactcgcactcgcatccTCATGGTGCCGGAGGTAGTagtgcgggtggtggtgcaggatcCGAGGCAACCGTCGGTCAGGGACAACACTATGGCCATGCTATTGGACCGAACACTGCAGGTGCTagtgggggtggtggaagcaacagtagcagcagtagcgcaagcagcagcagccacggtaGCAATAACGGTACCGCGAACGCACAGACGCCCCAGTCGACTCCGAGTACACCGCTCTCGTTACCGATGTCGCTGCCGGCTCATcatggtggtggaaagggagGTAGTGTACCGTTGTTTCCGACGCCTCCCATGGTACAGCACGGTCCCGGTGCAGGAGGCTACAGCGTAACAGCTACCAGCGTACATCATCATTATGGTGGCCAAATAGTTGAAGAGCGCAAAAATGGTGGCCCCGGTGGTTATCAGGGTAGCAGCAAAGGGAGGCTACCAAACGCGCCCAGCTCAGGAGGCAGCTATTTTAACTATAGCACTGCCGCCGGCACCGGCGTGCGACAGATGACACCGAACGGCCCGGTAACCGGTCCGGCAGGAACGAGCACCTATCAGCCGAACAATAAAGGTGGTGGCAGCTATGCGACGAATACAGGGAACAATACTGCTGGGCCAACGACAGGGGCAACCGGGGGACCACTAATACTAGGACCTCCGCCACCGGGTAAGGGAGGTAACCGTCATGAATCAGGCGGGGCACCGACGAACAGTAAACCTCCTCTGATACCGACGCTTCCAACGATGGTGGCCAATACGGTGCCACCCTCGGCCACTGGTGGAGCGATGAGTGACAAATCACGGTTAAATCGATCTTCGAAGCCCCCAAATCTGGATCTGAAGCGTGGCTTCACTACATCGAACAGCTACCATCACGTAGTGAACAGTCGGAACACGCCGAGCACGAACTCGAACGAAAGTAACGGTTCGCCGAACAGTAttacgtcgtcgtctgtgCATGAGCACGGCCATCCGACCGGCGGTccgataccaccaccggctgcccATCCTAATGCCGTtgcccaccatcatccacatccacaccatcatcatcagggggCGCACGGCGGTAGTAGCAATCACTCGTCGACTCCAACAACTCATGGTGGACACCATGGTGGTCATGCTGTGGTTCCTAGCGGTCCAcatcaaaaccatcatcatccacaacacccgcagcatcatcatggcaGCGTAAACActagccagcaacagcaacagcagcagccgccgcaacaacaactacaacatcatcatcaccatggatctgctgttggtggtggtggtggtgcagctgcaggagCAGCGGCGACTCATTACTACACCGCGGGTCCACCGGGCAGTGGTCAACCGCTGGCCGCCGCAGGACCACACGGACAGGCGTCCTACTATACACCCGGaggtacgcacacacaacgaggGGGTAGTGTTGGGAGTAATAATGGAAACgctggcagcagtagcaccgtAGGAGGAACGAATGGTGGCACTAGTGGAACCAACAATGGGGGACACGCTACACACCATACGCACGCTTTGACTGCAACGGCTGCAACAGTTATGCATAACACGGCCGTagctgcagccgccgctgcGGTTGAACCGTACCATCAGCAGCTGATCCCAATCAATGCTACCCCTGGGATGTCGTACGTTAAGATCGGACACTCGTACTTT ccCTCACTAGCGCTACCCCAGAGCCGTCGATCGCCTCCAAATGAAATACGTCCTCTAGCCGGTGTCTACCCAACTATGAACATGGTTATGCCGG CATCAGCACGACAATTCACACCGCGCCCGCAGCACAGCAGTGGTTACGGTGGTAACAAGGCCACGAAAACGCTTCGGTAA